The DNA window ATGTTATCAGCTTCAGTTCTTCAGACTGTTCAAAGAccacatgcaaaataaaatttacaatTGAATGCTTACAGCATGCTTCACAAAATGgtcattttatgaatttacaGGTATAATTTATAGGTATAATTTAGTCTGGTATTTAGGAGGAGTGATTATTGTAGTTATGTTTACAGTCAACCAAAATAACTTTATCAGCCCAGTgttctggaaaaataaaatataaatgccaGAAGGCAGTGGCAGAGAttaaatatgtgtgtttgctggcTACAAATTCATGTGAATATAAAACCAATCTGTAGGAATGCAAGCGCCTATCACAAACATACATGTAATTCTGTGTATCATCACACTGTGGAATATTGTCCTCTAACAATTGTCCGTTCACCCAATACCTACATTGTCCAGTTCATCAGTAGATACACAATATTGAAGGCAGGGGTGCAAACAAGAAACTTGATCACCAATGTAGATAATTACCTTTCATTAACAGAGACACGAACAATGGGCGACTTCCTGACCCACAGCTGCAGTGGAGAAGTACATAGCTAGTACATTATTAGACCCACCATGGGCTCATTATCCTGATCCCCatctccctgcctctctgcctAAAAAACAGCATTCCACCAGCCCCAGTGGACAACAAAAGTCCCAGTTCAGAGGGCAAGCACAGCACATTCAATTACAACAAGCCCTGAAGCTGTTGGCATCTCAATgagtttttatttgattaaaaataaccTCCTCTCCAGCCTAGCATGATTGGCTTTGTAGTCATCACACAACCCTTGTTTATTACAGGGTGACATTggaaaaaacaatggaaaatggGCACTCTCTGTTGATGTACACACCATACTCAAGCTGAGGACCTATCCaagcaaaatataattttttgtaTTGAAGTAGAAGCTTCTGCTTTCTCCttgattaataatttaaattgtttcattcatgtgcaaataatgaattaacaaataaaagataaaaagcaAAAGGCATTTCAGTTCAAGGCAAAAGTCAGTGATGTTGATTTGTGAGATTGCATGATGGCAATCTTTATCTGAGTGTGGAACTGAAGAGAAATTGTGAACTGGGATGTAAAAGGCATTCGGGGAAAGCTGGAGCATCTTCTTCTGTGAGTTCAGCTATAGTGTTGAGCTGCCACTAGCATAGCCCTGCAGTCCCCCTCTGTGCGGAGTAGAGTAATGCGAGTGCGGAGGAGGTGGTAGGGCATGCAAGTTGAAGTGGACGTGGTGTATAGCCTTGAGAAGGTAGTTGTGGAAGAGGTAGCAATGAAAGCCCATGAGTTGAGATGatagaaaatgaaaaggaaaatgcagATTTGAGAGAAAAGGGTGAGGAATTGACAGGGTAACCCCAAAGAGATGGTGATCATTAGTAGGGAAAAGTTTAAGGGTGTAGAggaataaatcatttaaaaaggtGTGGGGGATAAGAGTAGGGCTTAATTGCCTTGCAAGCAGTCAAGCAATACACACTTaattatatacacatttaataAGCCTCAactattgttattttcattgttcCCTCAGTGGAGTTCTATTTTTAGAATGTAAGCCAAACTTAAGTATAGATGTATAAGGATTCACAAGGTCTGAGTCATTGACAATTTACAGGCCATAAAGTTTCTGAAGATACTGTGATGTGATTAAACAATATTATGCTTACACATGAAACAAGACTGCAGTTCAGCTCAAATAAAAGCTGTGGGCTTCTGTACTCTGCTAATAATTCATTTCACCTGGTCATGCAGCTGAATCTCAATAATACAGTCTGTAATGCCATTATCATGTTTTTGAGAATTAGATTTTATATCCATTGTTTAATTGTGTACTTTGCCGTTTCCATTTAATGcagcaaaaataatttgctgCTTATAAACATGCTGGATTTGAGAGAGTGACAGGACCCCAGGCTGTCAATTCTTTAATTTCAAAGAGCTTCACAAGAACTCTGTGATCCAAATGAAAGAGACAGTGTCTCTTCAGATTTATAACTGAGGGTAGAGGTCTCCCTCAGCTATCATATATAGCTATGAACAGAATGTTGataatttcctgtttgtgtgtgtgtgtgtgtgtgtgtgtgtgtgtgttcctaaATCATAAAAAGTGGTGGCATAAAAAACAGGAATAGGAcatgtgcgtgtctgagtgtccaaaaacaaaagtgaaactGATTGAGCTGTCGAAGAATGAAGGTCAAGGTTTCAGATATGGCAATCTGAGTTTACCATAGTGCGTGCTTATGACTGGCCACTGACCACAGGGACGAAGTTGCTGTTTTCGACAAAGACGATTACGATGGTGATGACGCTGTGCCTGCGTGATGCATTTGACCCACGTCGCATCCCCGCATTCCTGAAGTGAGGTCCCATCTCCACAGATGGAAATCATCTCTGATGATAGAAACCGTGGGCTATATTTGGagggctgatgatgtcacaagtGGTTCAGGCGTGATGCCTATAACAGGACAGACTCTATAGGCAAGCCCACAGAAACCAGTGGCAACACTAGTGCCTGTTGGGACCTCTCGCTGTACCTCCTCATTGCCCTGGATCTGATTTCCAGCTCCTAAATGTAAGTGAGATCTGCAGCCTTTAGTGACCATCGTGGTCCCACTGTCGCAACAGCATTCTGAGAATTGTGCATGCTAGCTAAATGGGTTATAATACACTTTGATTTTAGTGCACTTTACTCTTAACATTGTATGTGTTAGGGTGCATTCCTCTGAATGTTATATTTCCCTGTACTCTCATTtgaatgaaattatattatatgtTTTGTTGTTCTTTCTAATATGACTGTTAACAGATTTTATATTGCAATTCGTGGGTTTAATTTATCTTTGTCTCATATTTGCTCCTGAGATCTAAAAATTAGTTTAGGCAActtgattatttttttgcaggcaATAGTGActgtataataattatttaaaacaaaacataaatcacAATTCATATTAAAACTATTAaatagtcattattattattatactttttaaaactgaagtgtttctgtttacaaataaatattattaatatggaGAGAGCACATAGACAGAACGTAAGGTAATAGATTATTATTTTGagtataattataaaatattaacggtatgatatatttttgtttaaacgACCTTAGAAAGCTTTGTATATGATGCACAATCAGAAGCTGCCAGCTCTCATTCTGGCGCTGTCCCTGGTGCTACGCTGCGTCACCGCCGCCCCCAACAACAGGTAAGTGCTGCGACGTTTATTGCATCTCCTCGCCggtattgtattatatttttgcGAGTGCCACTTTTGCAGGACAAAGTATCTAGAGCGGGGAACTGCTGCTAATTATGCTccttgtatattttttttctaacaacCCTTGATAAGTGAGAAATGATGGTGCCACCCTTCGATGATACCACTTACCACGTACTATCGATCATAATCTttccttgttaaaaaaaaaaacaggtgtacTCTCCGTTGCTGAAACTTTTCGTTTGAGAGTGATCGATCGTGCATGGGACCGCGAGGCAATTCTCTTTGACTGAGAGGCCACTTCAGGCTTATTAGAGTGCTCTCTGGCGCGCCCGGTGAAGTTGATGGCACATGAAGTGGTGATCTAGCGAATGGTGTAGATGCCCTTTCTGTCGCTATACTGCAGGTATGAAGCTTCATCCAGTGAACAAGCAGGTGCacgaccagagagagagagctggctaCTGCCTAGAATGTCCAAACACACCTTTCCGAGCCTTGATGGAGCGCTACCGCAGGGTGGGCTAACGGCATTGAGCGGGTATGGTCTTCCAATTatggttttgttattttgttgaggCTGCATTCCACAGTTTCGCCGCTAATTCTTTTTGACCTATGAACATTTACAGTAGTAGTTACGTTAGGCTACCTGCTGTTGATAATTAAAACGTAATGAATTCTTATCCAGGGAGCTTGAAAGTGGGTTTAATATCTTACATAAGGACATACGTTTTGAGGGCCTTTGTTACTTCTAAAGTATGTTTATGCGGGCAAACCAATAAATTACACAATTCTCTGGACAAACAAATAGCACACGCGTCATGAAGGAGATTTTTGTCcttggtattttttttcttctttcctccaTATAGGACagttttgttgattttattgattttcaaaGCAAAAGACCTATGATTTCTGATGATTCTGATTGACTGTGCATTTGGACAGTATAATTTTGTTGGCACAccttaggcatttagcaggcattCTGTTCAATAATGATTTACACTGCATATGTTATTTACGTACAGTGCATATATACACCTAGACATTAACTgtagcaattcaggttaagtgccttgcttaATGGTAGAACTACAGTGCTCTGCATTGGACtcaaacctacaacctcagATTTAAAAGTCTAGGTCCCTAACTATTTTGCTACACTGCCAAACCTGACACAACACTGTACAGAAGATACATATTTAGGGGATTTGTTATTGTCCTTAGGCAAATCCTATATTTGTGAAGCCGGTCAGCCAATTATCTTAATTTAAACTACAGGACACAATGCAATGAGTCTTGTTATATACACAACATAATCTAATTATATTTTGGCTGGGCGCTTTGTTTGTCTTGGTTTTATTTACAACCTTATTCATTCATAAATCTGTATCTTTACTGGAATCATTCTGTATATGTAGTTATAGGTAGAAGAACAGtacaatatgaatgaatgaatgaatgaatgaattattgcatttatatagcacatttccgaacgctcaaagtgcttaaAATATAGCCAACGCTATACTGACTCATTTTGCGCTACTGCTACTCCAAACATTGCTCTAAACTTCTCCA is part of the Anguilla anguilla isolate fAngAng1 chromosome 7, fAngAng1.pri, whole genome shotgun sequence genome and encodes:
- the LOC118231210 gene encoding calcitonin gene-related peptide 2, which gives rise to MMHNQKLPALILALSLVLRCVTAAPNNRYEASSSEQAGARPERESWLLPRMSKHTFPSLDGALPQGGLTALSGHQIQKRKCNTATCVTQRLADFLVRSSNTLGPLYAPTNVGSNTYGKRDRLQPTSYLPL